From one Verrucomicrobiota bacterium genomic stretch:
- a CDS encoding nucleoside monophosphate kinase, translating into MKYRAFLLFGAPGSGKGTQGKILGTIPGFFHMACGDVFRSMNLSSEVGRAFLEYSSKGQLVPDDVTILLWSEYLEKMIALGRFKPEIDHLVLDGIPRNVHQSEMLEDSLEVKKVFHLSCPDRAKLVERLQRRALKENRIDDANKELIEERLKIYEDETKPVLEFYGNDLIVDIDASYFPYEVLRDILQFVETN; encoded by the coding sequence ATGAAATATCGCGCATTCTTGCTTTTTGGTGCACCAGGTTCAGGGAAAGGCACTCAGGGTAAAATATTAGGAACCATTCCGGGTTTCTTCCATATGGCGTGCGGTGATGTATTTCGCTCTATGAATTTGTCTTCTGAAGTAGGCAGGGCCTTTCTGGAGTATTCAAGCAAGGGACAGTTAGTGCCAGACGATGTAACAATTCTATTGTGGTCAGAGTACTTGGAAAAAATGATTGCCTTGGGGCGTTTTAAGCCAGAGATAGATCATTTGGTGTTGGATGGGATACCGAGGAATGTTCATCAGTCGGAGATGCTTGAGGATAGTTTGGAAGTGAAAAAGGTGTTTCATCTCTCTTGCCCTGACAGAGCCAAATTAGTCGAGCGGTTACAACGTAGAGCTCTAAAGGAAAACCGTATCGATGATGCGAATAAGGAATTAATTGAAGAGAGACTAAAAATTTATGAAGATGAGACTAAGCCTGTCTTAGAATTTTATGGCAATGATTTAATTGTTGATATTGATGCTTCCTATTTTCCATATGAGGTATTGAGGGATATTTTGCAGTTTGTTGAAACAAATTGA
- a CDS encoding response regulator, producing the protein MSSLSNLQVLIIDDNPDHQEILEYNLNKIPDFHAQITKTLNLAEGLKAFKEKQFDLVFLDMNLPDSSVDQTVPKFLEKRSHSVPIIVMSSLHQNIMLRGIPIEASTFHLSKTDLSPEILQSVLEQAIESTEL; encoded by the coding sequence ATGAGCAGCCTATCAAACCTCCAAGTCTTAATCATTGATGACAACCCAGACCACCAGGAAATACTTGAGTATAACCTCAACAAAATTCCTGACTTTCATGCTCAAATAACCAAAACCTTAAACCTTGCTGAAGGCCTCAAAGCGTTTAAGGAAAAGCAATTTGATCTCGTTTTCCTGGATATGAACCTACCCGATAGTTCGGTCGACCAAACCGTTCCCAAATTTCTTGAAAAGAGATCTCACTCGGTCCCTATTATTGTGATGAGCTCCTTGCATCAAAATATTATGCTCAGGGGAATACCTATTGAAGCAAGCACTTTTCATCTCTCTAAGACAGATCTGAGTCCTGAAATACTTCAATCTGTTCTAGAACAAGCAATAGAATCTACGGAATTATAA
- the fmt gene encoding methionyl-tRNA formyltransferase yields the protein MKVLFVGTGEIGVPSLAALLEEKRIEVVGVVTQPNRPVGRKQQLAAPPVKTFVEKHGILLYQPERINHPDVLEGLAALKPDLAVVCAYGQILKPGILELPRLGCLNIHASLLPKYRGAACIQAAIRDGEQKTGVTIMWMDEGLDTGDILMKREVEIRQGETAGMLHDRIAELAPDVLLEALQMVEQGTAPRVKQDETMASYVGRLKKEDGVVDWSQSAVAIDCHIRAMTPWPSAYTWITLGEPSSRKILKLHKVKPAERSGDQGKVIEVAKDFVSIGTGEGSLEVYEMQLEGKRRLPCQEFLKGHHLREGQYLG from the coding sequence ATGAAGGTTCTTTTTGTAGGCACGGGTGAGATAGGTGTGCCAAGTTTAGCTGCATTATTAGAAGAAAAACGGATTGAGGTTGTAGGGGTAGTCACTCAACCCAATAGGCCAGTAGGTAGAAAGCAGCAGCTTGCAGCTCCGCCGGTCAAAACGTTTGTAGAAAAGCATGGGATACTTCTCTATCAGCCTGAGCGTATCAATCATCCAGATGTTTTGGAGGGGCTAGCAGCATTAAAGCCTGATTTAGCAGTTGTTTGTGCATATGGTCAGATACTAAAGCCCGGTATTCTAGAGTTGCCTCGTTTGGGCTGTTTAAATATTCATGCCTCCTTGTTGCCAAAGTACCGTGGAGCTGCATGTATCCAAGCGGCCATACGTGATGGAGAGCAAAAAACGGGAGTCACCATTATGTGGATGGATGAGGGCTTGGACACGGGAGATATTTTAATGAAAAGAGAAGTAGAGATTAGGCAAGGTGAGACCGCAGGTATGCTCCATGATAGAATCGCAGAACTCGCACCTGACGTTTTGTTGGAAGCATTACAAATGGTTGAGCAAGGAACGGCTCCTCGAGTCAAGCAAGATGAAACAATGGCTAGTTATGTGGGACGACTAAAAAAGGAGGATGGTGTTGTGGACTGGAGCCAATCTGCTGTGGCAATTGATTGCCACATTCGTGCGATGACACCCTGGCCTTCTGCCTATACTTGGATTACTCTGGGTGAACCTAGTTCTCGAAAAATACTTAAGCTGCATAAGGTCAAACCCGCAGAGCGCTCTGGAGACCAAGGAAAGGTGATAGAGGTGGCTAAAGACTTTGTGTCTATTGGGACGGGTGAAGGGTCCCTAGAGGTTTATGAAATGCAGTTAGAAGGTAAAAGGCGTCTTCCCTGTCAGGAGTTTTTAAAGGGCCATCATCTAAGAGAAGGTCAATATTTAGGGTAG
- a CDS encoding 4'-phosphopantetheinyl transferase superfamily protein: MKEIVFNSKVVTSLQHLRLTRPDKVYDAYFAVTKATLQDLEPLSDLYLEESERAYAQSLKFDRRRASYSLGRYCGKIALGAYLDESDLQKISIKAGVFGQPVVDYLRPHDAQVSIAHTESLGAALAFSEEHPMGLDVEVIDSSRDETIAKTFTEHESVLHSKLGIDQSSAYVLIWTIKEAVAKVLRTGITTPLKIFEVKELAREGKFWISSLKNFPQYKIYSYIEEGRACSIASPYKSIIDWRAV, encoded by the coding sequence GTGAAAGAAATCGTTTTTAATTCAAAGGTAGTAACATCATTACAGCATCTCAGGCTAACAAGACCTGATAAAGTTTACGACGCTTACTTCGCAGTAACTAAGGCGACCTTACAGGACTTGGAGCCTTTGAGTGACTTGTATCTAGAGGAATCAGAACGAGCTTATGCGCAATCCTTAAAATTTGACCGGAGGCGAGCAAGCTACTCATTAGGCCGTTATTGCGGGAAGATAGCATTAGGCGCTTATTTGGATGAGAGTGATTTACAGAAAATATCAATTAAAGCAGGTGTTTTTGGGCAGCCAGTTGTTGATTATCTCAGACCTCACGATGCACAGGTAAGTATTGCCCATACGGAATCTTTGGGGGCCGCACTAGCTTTTTCTGAAGAACATCCAATGGGTCTAGATGTTGAGGTAATTGATTCATCTAGGGATGAAACGATTGCTAAGACTTTTACCGAGCATGAAAGCGTACTGCACAGTAAGCTGGGAATAGATCAGTCTAGTGCGTATGTACTCATTTGGACCATCAAAGAGGCTGTAGCAAAGGTATTGCGCACAGGTATTACGACTCCGTTGAAGATTTTTGAGGTGAAGGAGTTAGCTCGAGAGGGCAAATTTTGGATCAGTTCATTAAAAAATTTTCCTCAATATAAGATTTATTCGTATATTGAGGAGGGTAGGGCCTGTTCTATCGCCTCACCTTATAAGAGCATCATTGACTGGAGAGCGGTCTAA